Within the Cryptococcus neoformans var. neoformans B-3501A chromosome 1, whole genome shotgun sequence genome, the region TCCGTCTTGTGCTAATTTCTTTAACCTCAGCTGAGAAGCAATTGAGCAAGTACCTTCCACCCCTTCTTACTGGCAAGCACATCGGGTCGTTGGCAATGTCAGAGCCCAATGCCGGGTCAGACGTAGTGTCCATGCGCACCAGTGCAACCAGgagtgatgaaggagaaggctggATTATGAATGGCAGTAAATGCTGGTAGGTGACATCGCCCGACTGGTTCTTTGTATTTGGATAGATGAACTCACGTCAATAAGACAGGATCACTAATGCCCCAGTCTCGTCCACCTTCCTCATTTATGCCAAGTCAGACACCAATGTGGCCCCTTCCAAAGGGATGACTGCTTTTCTGGTGGAGAAAGGCTGGAAAGGATTTGAAGTGGGCGAAGGCTTGGACAAATTTGGAGTAAGCCTAAAAATGAGATTGGAGGGATATTTTGTTGATTAGCACTTCCAGATGCGCGGATCTCCCACGGCAGAGCTGTTTTTTGACAATGTCAAGATCCCAGAAGGTAGGACTTGCATGGGCGCGGAAAGTTCGTTCAGCTGATCATAAACAGAAAACGTGCTAGGTAAAGTGGGAAATGGGGCTTTAGTATTGATGTCTGGGCTTGATCTTGAGCGATTGGTGTTAAGTGGCGGGCCGTTAGGGTCAGTTCTCCCCTTCATTGGACAAAAAAGTCAGCGGAAGATTGACGATGAACCGAAGCATCATGCAAGCTGCCCTAGACATGGCTTTAGAATATACTCACGAGCGAAAACAGTTTGGCAAACAGATAGGAACCTTCCAATTAATGCAAGGGAAGCTCGCTGGTACGTCTTGTCGCTCGAAAGATGTTTTTCTGGGTGGTGCTGATGCACTCAAGCGTAGATATGTACACCAAGCTGAGTGCCTCTCGTGCGTATGTATACGCCGTTGCTCGCGCTTGCGATGCAGGGATGATTTCTCGCAGAGTGAGTGGACTGTACCAATCGATACCAATCGATCCTGGCAGCCGTCGTTGGCCGTATCCTTGATCTTTGACTTCTGTCATTCGGAAACGGGTATCAAATTATGTTACTGTTGTACACATCTTGTCCGTTACTGTACCGAAAATCTCGCACGGACTCATAGCCAAGCCGTCCTACGTAAATAATATTCTGTATGACTAGTTTCCGGCTCAGAGAGCCTAGAGACAAGAC harbors:
- a CDS encoding hypothetical protein (HMMPfam hit to Acyl-CoA_dh, Acyl-CoA dehydrogenase, C-terminal domain, score: 207.9, E(): 1.9e-59; HMMPfam hit to Acyl-CoA_dh_M, Acyl-CoA dehydrogenase, middle domain, score: 172.5, E(): 8.6e-49; HMMPfam hit to Acyl-CoA_dh_N, Acyl-CoA dehydrogenase, N-terminal domain, score: 160.5, E(): 3.6e-45), which translates into the protein MLPKAHACSRLLCSSSRLGTRRRYSSYNTAVAGLTEAQEEFRSVVQHFAQKEIAPRAAEIDRTNKLPQDIFPKLGEMGLLGVTVPERWGGLGLGYLEHTIAMEEISRASASVALSYGAHSNLLVNQLVRWGTEKQLSKYLPPLLTGKHIGSLAMSEPNAGSDVVSMRTSATRSDEGEGWIMNGSKCWITNAPVSSTFLIYAKSDTNVAPSKGMTAFLVEKGWKGFEVGEGLDKFGMRGSPTAELFFDNVKIPEENVLGKVGNGALVLMSGLDLERLVLSGGPLGIMQAALDMALEYTHERKQFGKQIGTFQLMQGKLADMYTKLSASRAYVYAVARACDAGMISRRDCAGAILYSSDRAVEVAIEAQQCLGGNGYINDYPAGRLVRDSRLYTVGAGTQEIRRMLIGREFNEALSGL